A single genomic interval of Leptospira dzoumogneensis harbors:
- a CDS encoding Gldg family protein — MRSNLISRILSWASIVFLLLFFPVYESFSSAGSRWVTSIIVLSIIAGSGFLSYIGSKKEDKEINLLISSGLGIVSLGIYFLRVYLEDLSLQKGGTAPVWITNLREFLLVFLVLFVLGSVFLGILREWERSSFENQSSLKGRKQSLVRDFFLGTGILLLILILANYISVMRNHNFDLSSKGVHSFSIEAKKILKEIPEGGEVDVIAFYPRPLDSTARNADGSSSLALKRIRPDLEILLSQLVSVHPGFKVKFINADVELDEIAEFGQVSNGNVLIRYRKPGSTAGPYPEQKVGVKDKSELEDLERRLVQAFMNVTTKERKVYFTEANGERYSQTFQNLPNEKLVRFADALSFLNFKSTGIGFQNNWPPKIPDDAEFLVIAGPTVPFSPEARAAILDFVFKKKGKLFITIEQRGAESFDWLLEAAGYSFAKGNLSQSPSRAPGLILTKAFRDHAIEESLSKKDTGIVFPYGGYFEQKPSADIKLDASILLETGGDVYLDKNGNGKQEKEEEKKNLPIALVLKTKSAAPVIPPADPNTPPTTLPETKSEDEGRIVIYSGTSWITNQYIPYEANYELAGASVTWMYQDVSLPAIAPKKEEIETVSLTDGQKRAVWILGMFLFPGLIAGLGSIYVIKRKKAGQKNA; from the coding sequence ATGAGATCAAATCTAATTTCCAGAATTCTTTCCTGGGCATCCATAGTATTTTTATTACTCTTCTTTCCTGTTTATGAATCTTTTTCAAGTGCAGGATCCCGATGGGTAACTTCAATCATCGTACTATCTATCATTGCGGGATCCGGATTTTTATCTTATATAGGTTCCAAAAAAGAAGATAAAGAGATCAACTTACTCATTTCTTCCGGACTCGGGATCGTTTCCTTGGGGATTTATTTCCTGAGAGTATATTTAGAAGATCTTTCTTTGCAAAAAGGAGGAACCGCTCCTGTTTGGATCACGAACCTAAGAGAATTCCTTTTGGTCTTCTTAGTTCTATTCGTATTAGGAAGCGTGTTCTTAGGAATATTGAGAGAATGGGAGAGAAGTTCCTTTGAGAACCAATCCAGCCTTAAAGGGAGAAAACAAAGTCTTGTCCGGGACTTTTTCCTCGGAACAGGAATACTTCTTCTTATATTAATATTAGCAAATTATATTTCCGTAATGAGAAATCATAATTTCGATCTAAGCTCCAAAGGTGTACATTCCTTCTCTATAGAAGCCAAAAAGATCTTAAAAGAAATTCCGGAAGGTGGAGAAGTAGACGTAATTGCCTTCTATCCGCGCCCGCTGGACAGCACCGCTAGAAATGCGGACGGAAGTTCTTCTCTCGCTCTAAAAAGAATTCGTCCCGATCTGGAAATTTTACTCAGCCAATTGGTATCCGTTCATCCAGGATTCAAAGTAAAGTTCATCAATGCAGATGTAGAGTTGGATGAGATTGCTGAATTCGGACAGGTCTCCAACGGAAATGTTTTAATACGTTATCGTAAACCAGGCTCCACTGCGGGACCATATCCGGAGCAGAAAGTCGGAGTAAAAGATAAATCCGAATTAGAAGATCTGGAAAGAAGATTGGTCCAGGCATTCATGAATGTCACCACCAAAGAAAGAAAGGTATACTTCACGGAAGCGAATGGAGAGAGATATTCCCAGACTTTCCAAAATCTTCCGAATGAAAAACTGGTTCGATTTGCAGATGCATTATCTTTTTTGAATTTTAAATCCACAGGGATCGGCTTCCAAAACAATTGGCCTCCTAAGATCCCGGATGATGCGGAATTTTTGGTCATCGCAGGACCTACCGTTCCATTCTCTCCGGAAGCAAGAGCTGCCATTTTGGATTTTGTTTTTAAGAAGAAGGGAAAACTTTTCATTACGATCGAACAAAGAGGTGCGGAAAGTTTCGATTGGTTATTAGAAGCAGCCGGATATTCTTTTGCAAAAGGAAATCTTTCCCAAAGTCCGAGCAGGGCTCCCGGTTTGATCCTTACAAAGGCATTTAGAGATCATGCGATCGAAGAATCTCTTTCTAAAAAAGATACAGGTATAGTGTTTCCTTACGGCGGATATTTCGAGCAGAAACCTTCTGCCGACATAAAGTTAGACGCTTCTATCCTTTTAGAGACCGGTGGAGACGTTTACTTAGATAAGAACGGGAACGGAAAACAAGAGAAGGAAGAAGAGAAAAAAAATCTTCCGATCGCTTTGGTATTAAAAACTAAATCTGCAGCCCCTGTGATCCCACCTGCAGACCCGAATACACCTCCTACCACCTTGCCTGAAACAAAATCGGAAGACGAAGGAAGGATCGTGATCTATTCGGGAACTTCCTGGATCACAAACCAATATATTCCTTATGAAGCGAACTATGAACTCGCAGGTGCTTCCGTGACTTGGATGTACCAAGACGTTAGCCTTCCTGCGATCGCTCCTAAAAAAGAAGAGATTGAAACAGTTTCATTAACTGACGGACAAAAAAGAGCGGTTTGGATCCTGGGAATGTTCTTATTTCCGGGGCTCATTGCAGGTCTTGGTTCCATCTATGTGATCAAAAGAAAAAAGGCCGGACAGAAGAATGCGTAA
- a CDS encoding DUF4340 domain-containing protein: protein MRNKLYLLGLVVVLLFLAFFLLEKTKEDATEIEYWKLSLDRIEYYPPTEQWVERTGDKFYSKPFTIFVKEGIKKGEKLFTVLNKDPETGKDIEYEGGYNSENTVRDLGTYRVKGTDEILEGIQIKESLQVGEDSPKLVLYSGNVSKTLRIGKKHSLGSTRVVLDEGKIRNILTSSSYLFDRFQKGPQDFRQKSILTLNKEYVKEISYIDENGTSIRIDNTPFESNGVKRNFWRRLSGEIILLEPKLGEDLYRFMTGLKVETFPDDENGAGFGIGNILAPSAERSEFSLASVKVVISDGNEIVYRFHKETSIGDKKLTPVIRIINSSFKEPPVYVIENAFTQISAAAKAIKEAKAIVKPSKDKPGNTSRKK from the coding sequence ATGCGTAATAAACTTTATCTACTAGGCTTAGTAGTCGTTTTACTTTTTCTGGCCTTCTTCCTATTAGAAAAAACTAAAGAAGATGCGACTGAGATAGAATACTGGAAACTTTCTTTAGATCGTATCGAATACTATCCTCCCACTGAACAATGGGTAGAAAGGACCGGAGATAAGTTTTATTCTAAACCTTTTACGATCTTTGTGAAAGAAGGGATCAAGAAGGGAGAAAAACTTTTTACGGTCCTGAATAAGGATCCTGAAACCGGCAAAGATATAGAATACGAAGGCGGTTATAATTCCGAGAATACAGTCAGGGATTTAGGGACTTACAGAGTAAAAGGAACGGACGAAATTTTAGAAGGAATTCAGATCAAGGAATCCTTACAAGTCGGAGAGGATTCTCCTAAACTTGTTTTATATTCCGGGAATGTTTCCAAAACTCTGAGGATCGGAAAAAAACATTCTTTAGGTTCTACAAGAGTGGTCCTGGATGAGGGAAAGATCCGTAATATTCTAACGTCTTCTTCTTATCTATTCGATAGATTCCAAAAAGGCCCACAAGACTTCCGTCAGAAAAGTATTCTTACGTTGAATAAGGAATATGTAAAAGAAATTTCTTATATAGATGAAAATGGGACTTCTATCCGGATCGATAATACTCCTTTTGAATCCAACGGTGTTAAAAGGAATTTTTGGCGCAGACTTTCGGGAGAGATCATCTTACTAGAACCGAAACTTGGAGAAGATCTATATAGATTTATGACCGGCTTGAAAGTGGAAACTTTTCCGGACGATGAGAACGGTGCAGGTTTCGGTATAGGAAATATTCTGGCTCCAAGTGCGGAGAGATCCGAATTTTCTTTAGCAAGTGTGAAAGTTGTAATTTCCGACGGGAACGAGATAGTATATCGTTTTCATAAGGAAACAAGCATCGGAGATAAAAAACTAACTCCAGTGATCCGAATTATAAATTCTAGTTTTAAAGAACCTCCGGTTTATGTAATAGAGAATGCTTTCACTCAGATCTCGGCTGCGGCAAAGGCGATCAAAGAAGCAAAAGCGATCGTAAAACCTTCTAAGGATAAACCAGGAAATACTTCTCGGAAAAAATAA